A stretch of the Bordetella genomosp. 8 genome encodes the following:
- a CDS encoding NUDIX domain-containing protein: protein MQHSPLPSPCPSPSDDLYAALRARAQEPMPPSSRVLYIAGRRCGHATLAACDALRGLAGVSADTDSLRLADGMAGGPDLDALLAKVARTLREADCLRGWRDELLDVHDVEGRRLGAIERAAVRPLGILTQAVHLNAWTPDGRLWVARRALNKATDPGMWDTLVGGLVASGESLDVALIRECHEEAGLAPHEVRGREPLRSVLRMHRRLPEGYQVEELLVSRCVLDAGVTPANRDGEVMEFATVTPAQALDMAAHGEFTLEAALVVVDDIARQAAA, encoded by the coding sequence ATGCAGCACAGCCCCCTGCCATCGCCTTGCCCATCGCCGTCCGACGACCTGTACGCCGCCTTGCGCGCGCGCGCCCAGGAGCCCATGCCGCCGTCGTCGCGCGTCCTGTATATCGCCGGTCGCCGCTGCGGCCATGCCACCCTGGCGGCCTGCGACGCCTTGCGCGGACTGGCGGGCGTCAGCGCCGATACCGACAGCCTGCGGCTGGCCGACGGCATGGCGGGCGGCCCGGACCTGGACGCGCTGCTGGCCAAGGTCGCGCGCACCTTGCGCGAAGCTGATTGCCTGCGGGGCTGGCGTGACGAATTGCTGGACGTCCACGACGTCGAAGGGCGGCGGCTGGGCGCCATCGAACGCGCGGCGGTACGCCCCCTGGGCATACTGACGCAGGCCGTGCACCTGAATGCGTGGACGCCGGACGGCAGGCTCTGGGTCGCGCGCCGCGCCTTGAACAAGGCCACCGATCCCGGCATGTGGGACACGCTGGTCGGCGGCCTCGTGGCCAGCGGCGAATCGCTCGATGTCGCGTTGATCCGCGAATGCCATGAAGAAGCCGGCCTGGCGCCGCACGAGGTTCGCGGCCGCGAGCCGCTGCGCAGCGTCCTGCGCATGCATCGGCGCCTGCCGGAAGGGTATCAAGTGGAAGAACTGCTGGTCAGCCGCTGTGTCCTGGACGCGGGCGTCACGCCGGCCAACCGCGACGGCGAAGTCATGGAGTTCGCCACGGTGACGCCGGCGCAGGCGCTCGACATGGCCGCCCACGGCGAATTCACCCTGGAAGCGGCCCTGGTGGTGGTGGACGACATCGCCCGGCAGGCCGCCGCGTAG